In Natronomonas halophila, one DNA window encodes the following:
- a CDS encoding CbiX/SirB N-terminal domain-containing protein, with protein MLDAEAVVLAGHGSRREKSNDQVRELAADLEGRLGLPVDAGFLELAEPSIEAAIGSLAPTVSDVTLLPLSLFAASHVKADIPLIVQQARGDYDVSIHNGKHLGVHPELVELLDDRAAAVEKRLGVDREDDDVMVVLCARGSSDPDSNADVHKLARLLYEGREFTDVEAAFIGVTEPLLEDQLHTVAKRRPDAVVVLPYMLGDGVLTQRVHDRTEEFDADYPYVDADSGEPLGANERLLEVLADRFEKARAGDVSMSCDTCKYKVEMNGFEEDSGGARAMLRAMTHQAAHADRSDVDDEPHVHDAPDKHVAVCTNRTCAGQGAATVLERLRQAARDRDLDVQITRSSCLDRCGEGPNVAVYPDGVWYGSVAPEDSDRIASSLERDRIVSDLVDQTL; from the coding sequence ATGCTCGACGCCGAGGCCGTCGTACTCGCCGGACACGGCTCCCGACGGGAGAAATCCAACGACCAGGTCCGGGAGTTGGCCGCCGACCTGGAGGGCCGTCTCGGCCTGCCGGTCGACGCCGGCTTTCTAGAACTCGCCGAACCCTCCATCGAGGCGGCCATCGGCTCGCTGGCGCCGACCGTCTCGGACGTGACACTCCTGCCGCTGTCGCTGTTCGCCGCCAGCCACGTCAAAGCGGACATCCCGCTCATCGTCCAGCAGGCCCGCGGCGATTACGATGTCTCGATCCACAACGGGAAGCACCTCGGCGTTCACCCCGAACTCGTCGAACTGCTAGATGACCGCGCCGCGGCCGTCGAGAAACGACTGGGCGTCGACCGCGAGGACGACGACGTGATGGTCGTCCTCTGTGCCCGCGGGTCGTCGGACCCCGACTCGAACGCCGACGTGCACAAACTCGCGCGCCTGCTCTACGAGGGCCGAGAGTTCACCGACGTGGAAGCGGCCTTCATCGGCGTCACCGAACCGCTGCTCGAAGACCAACTCCACACCGTCGCCAAGCGCCGGCCCGACGCTGTCGTCGTCCTGCCGTACATGCTCGGCGACGGCGTCCTGACCCAGCGGGTCCACGACCGGACCGAGGAGTTCGACGCCGATTACCCCTACGTCGACGCCGATTCGGGCGAACCCCTCGGGGCCAACGAGCGCCTGCTGGAAGTGCTGGCGGACCGCTTCGAGAAGGCCCGCGCCGGCGACGTCTCGATGTCCTGCGACACCTGCAAGTACAAGGTCGAGATGAACGGCTTCGAGGAGGACTCGGGCGGCGCCCGCGCGATGTTGCGCGCGATGACCCATCAGGCGGCCCACGCCGACCGCTCCGACGTGGACGACGAGCCCCACGTCCACGACGCACCCGACAAACACGTCGCGGTCTGTACGAACCGCACCTGCGCGGGACAGGGCGCGGCGACGGTGCTGGAACGCCTGCGGCAGGCCGCCCGGGACCGCGACCTCGACGTCCAGATTACCCGTTCGTCGTGTCTCGACCGCTGTGGCGAGGGGCCGAACGTCGCCGTCTACCCTGACGGCGTCTGGTACGGTTCCGTCGCGCCCGAGGACAGCGACCGCATCGCCTCGTCGCTGGAACGCGACCGCATCGTCTCCGACCTTGTCGACCAGACCCTCTGA
- a CDS encoding cobalamin biosynthesis protein yields the protein MSIEIGTPRNLLDAHPETAYFWGRAIGDGEVTSEGVTVRTNDETAAERLAAVAGADTVDHRIIEREYAHDTTITRSEDSYTVQAHGSVGDRAAAALGLPFEGDSGGYRLDTLAGHDRQLLRGLLEGCGTVCFKSSDGTVGISFVHEDEALLTEIQRLLDDLPVETPYGDLSETSSGGYWFGIDDAAAPAVGEWLYEGSEETGLFAPSRRRKLKKSIEQAEAY from the coding sequence GTGAGCATCGAAATCGGCACCCCGAGGAACCTGCTGGATGCCCACCCCGAGACCGCCTACTTCTGGGGCCGCGCCATCGGCGACGGCGAGGTGACAAGCGAGGGCGTAACCGTCCGAACGAACGACGAGACGGCCGCCGAGCGCCTCGCCGCCGTCGCGGGCGCCGACACCGTCGACCACCGCATCATCGAGCGGGAGTACGCCCACGACACGACCATCACCCGAAGCGAGGACAGCTACACGGTGCAGGCCCACGGGTCAGTCGGCGACCGGGCGGCGGCCGCGCTCGGCCTCCCCTTCGAGGGCGATTCCGGCGGCTATCGGCTCGATACGCTCGCCGGCCACGACCGACAATTGCTCCGCGGCTTGCTGGAGGGCTGTGGGACGGTCTGCTTCAAGTCCTCCGACGGTACGGTCGGCATCTCCTTCGTCCACGAGGACGAGGCGCTACTGACGGAAATCCAGCGCCTGCTCGATGACCTGCCGGTCGAGACGCCTTACGGCGACCTCTCGGAGACGTCGTCAGGCGGCTACTGGTTCGGCATCGACGACGCGGCCGCGCCCGCTGTCGGTGAGTGGCTCTACGAAGGCAGCGAGGAGACGGGACTGTTCGCGCCGAGTCGCCGCCGGAAACTGAAAAAGAGCATCGAGCAGGCGGAGGCCTACTGA
- a CDS encoding precorrin-3B C(17)-methyltransferase, which translates to MSERGAERHASGGETDADTEDYGTLYVVGIGPGLPHAMTQRARDVIQTADCVIASNLYQEFLRQDGTLPPEPATDGGVATTPTGDEQEIVRSSMGQQIELAREAFERVRNGEDVAHVSGGDPNVYGKSDLIFLMAEEEEAYDVPIEIVPGVTAALGGAANLGAPLSNDFCTVSLSDKWRGWDEIAEKLRAAAISGFVIVLYNCWRDYEQAIEVIREERSDDVPVGIFNDAGRGEAGRNLEDETHTITTLGEATEHDEKVGGMGTSILVGTHESHEWSNDHGEYLVTPRGGREVEDF; encoded by the coding sequence ATGAGCGAGCGGGGAGCGGAGCGCCACGCGAGCGGCGGCGAAACCGACGCCGATACCGAGGATTACGGTACGCTCTACGTCGTCGGCATCGGCCCCGGCCTGCCGCATGCGATGACCCAGCGCGCACGCGACGTGATTCAGACCGCGGACTGCGTAATCGCCTCGAACCTCTATCAGGAGTTCCTGCGACAGGACGGGACACTTCCGCCGGAGCCCGCAACTGATGGCGGGGTTGCAACCACCCCGACCGGCGACGAGCAGGAAATCGTCCGGTCGTCAATGGGCCAGCAAATCGAGTTGGCCCGAGAGGCCTTCGAACGCGTCCGGAACGGCGAGGACGTCGCCCACGTCTCGGGCGGCGACCCGAACGTCTACGGAAAATCCGACCTCATCTTCCTGATGGCCGAGGAGGAGGAAGCCTACGACGTCCCCATCGAAATCGTCCCCGGCGTGACGGCAGCACTGGGCGGCGCGGCGAACCTCGGCGCACCCCTCTCGAACGACTTCTGTACGGTTTCGCTTTCGGACAAGTGGCGCGGCTGGGACGAAATCGCGGAGAAGCTCCGGGCCGCCGCCATCTCTGGCTTCGTCATCGTCCTCTACAACTGCTGGCGAGACTACGAGCAGGCCATCGAAGTCATCCGCGAGGAGCGGTCCGACGACGTCCCCGTCGGCATCTTCAACGACGCCGGTCGCGGCGAGGCCGGTCGCAATCTGGAGGACGAGACTCACACCATCACGACGCTCGGGGAGGCGACCGAGCACGACGAGAAGGTCGGGGGCATGGGCACCTCGATTCTGGTCGGCACCCACGAATCCCACGAGTGGAGCAACGACCACGGCGAGTACCTCGTGACGCCGCGCGGCGGCCGCGAGGTGGAGGACTTCTGA
- a CDS encoding ferredoxin: MSEYRVSVDLEACDGIFACLVRDGRFAEADDGLVTLPDSDRGDGELVATFDDEKREDAEQAAAACPVDAIEVSDA; encoded by the coding sequence ATGTCCGAATACCGCGTTTCAGTCGACTTGGAGGCGTGTGACGGCATCTTCGCCTGTCTCGTCCGCGACGGCCGCTTTGCGGAGGCCGACGACGGCCTCGTGACGCTGCCGGATAGCGACCGAGGCGACGGTGAGTTGGTTGCCACCTTCGACGACGAGAAGCGAGAGGACGCCGAGCAGGCCGCAGCAGCGTGTCCGGTGGACGCTATCGAGGTGAGCGACGCGTGA
- the cobJ gene encoding precorrin-3B C(17)-methyltransferase gives MSTDNTTETAEASSTESKCGASSSDTSTESKCGASASKTEAETSTDTSSSKCGASTTDESSESKCGASSDSSSSSKCGASSSDDEEEVGATVDDFDADPGRLIAVGLGPGQPEGMTTRAKKALADAEHIVGYTTYIDLVPDEITDEADDIYSTPMCGEVSRTEEAIDRALAGNDVAIVGSGDPNVYALAGLALEILESKGETASAVDFEVVPGVPAAQSCGARLGAPLVNDTVSVSLSDHLTPMEEIESRLHAIAPEGFTVAIYNPWSRKRRENFQRCCEILLEHRDEDTPVGIVHGASRDDEATHITDLGTLPELGEEDIIDMTTTIIVGNEDTYVWDDRMVTPRGYETKYDY, from the coding sequence ATGAGCACGGACAACACCACGGAGACGGCAGAGGCATCGAGTACGGAATCGAAGTGTGGTGCTTCGAGTTCCGATACCAGTACGGAATCGAAATGCGGAGCGAGTGCTTCAAAAACTGAGGCCGAAACAAGCACGGACACGAGCAGTTCGAAGTGCGGCGCCAGCACGACTGACGAATCCAGCGAGAGCAAGTGCGGAGCCTCCAGCGACTCGTCGTCTTCCTCGAAGTGCGGCGCCTCGTCGTCGGACGACGAGGAGGAAGTCGGCGCCACCGTCGACGACTTCGACGCCGACCCCGGCCGCCTCATCGCGGTCGGCCTCGGGCCCGGCCAGCCGGAGGGCATGACCACTCGCGCGAAGAAGGCGCTGGCCGACGCGGAACACATCGTCGGCTACACGACCTACATCGACCTCGTGCCCGACGAGATTACCGACGAGGCCGACGACATCTACTCGACGCCGATGTGCGGCGAGGTCTCCCGGACCGAAGAGGCCATCGACCGCGCGCTGGCGGGCAACGACGTCGCTATCGTCGGCTCCGGCGACCCGAACGTCTACGCGCTGGCGGGCCTTGCCCTGGAGATTCTGGAATCCAAGGGCGAGACCGCCTCAGCGGTGGACTTCGAGGTCGTACCGGGCGTCCCGGCCGCCCAGTCCTGCGGTGCGCGTCTCGGCGCACCGCTGGTCAACGACACAGTCTCGGTGTCGTTGTCGGACCATCTGACGCCGATGGAGGAAATCGAATCGCGCCTCCATGCCATCGCACCCGAAGGGTTCACCGTCGCCATCTACAACCCCTGGAGCCGCAAGCGCCGGGAGAACTTCCAGCGCTGCTGTGAAATCCTGCTGGAACACCGCGACGAGGATACACCGGTCGGCATCGTCCACGGCGCCTCCCGCGACGACGAGGCCACGCATATCACGGACCTCGGCACGCTCCCCGAACTCGGCGAGGAGGACATCATCGACATGACGACGACCATCATCGTCGGCAACGAGGACACCTACGTCTGGGACGACCGGATGGTCACCCCCCGTGGCTACGAGACCAAATACGACTACTGA